A genomic window from Rattus norvegicus strain BN/NHsdMcwi chromosome 9, GRCr8, whole genome shotgun sequence includes:
- the C2cd6 gene encoding cation channel sperm-associated targeting subunit tau isoform X2 encodes MPFRKKKDHEDGYRHPSTLSTEILEHEDQDPPYPEHPGSAGSDPIRTENPRPFTVQMGNKKNSLPPDPITATVISDRRNRLLFDSTFNSENNSNTKSIFASDNPVVSLTKLSDSDNKLLTDSSFNTMKPSNRRLSRDSSSNIIKPSDGKLGSECSSNTTKLSDKRLSSAPSSGTTKPSDTKLLSDPSNSKLSRDPSSNGTQLSGSNRLSHNPSINGNKYSHTSDLNKVSRDPSFISTKSSDLNKLSHDPSIISTRSSDPNKLSHDPSFISTKSSDPNKLSRDPSIISTKLSDPNKLSRDPSIISTKLSDPNKLSHDPSFISTKSSEPNKLSRDPSIISTKLPDASKLSHDPSIVSTKSSDPNKFSYDPSFISKMSSDANKFSRNPSIISTRYSDPSKLSSDPSIISTRFSDSSKLSSDPSIISTRFSDPSKLSSDPSIISARFLDPSKLSSDSSIISARVSDPSKLSYDSSIISTRSSDPNKLSHDSSIIPTKLSDPNKLSRDPSFISTKLSDPNKLSRDPSIISTKLSDPNKLSRDPSIISTKLSDPNKLSRDPSFISTKLSDPNKLSRDPSIISKKSSDPNKLSRDPSIISSKSSDSNKLSRDPSFISTKSSDPSKLSHDPSFISIKSSDPNKFSRDPSIIPAKLSDANKLSRDPSIISTRSSDPNKLSHDSSIISTKLSDPNKLSRDPSFISTKSSDSNKFSRDPSIISTKLSDANKLSRDPSIISTKLSDPNKLSHDPSNIPTKLSDPNKLSRDPSIISTKLSDPNKLSHDPSIISTKSSDPSKLSRDPSINARKSSDTSKLSHDPSVISTKALDGNSRLPSGSPVNSDTTTNIAKPPVTKDPAISTVDSSDKQGKLEECLQNVSLSNVQRASSVTENVNMHRPSSSINFTSDIENLKQSIVLKSILSKNLQDLSDELFSKAEVCTTESCSPSPNVHNRPSDTTDDRVFEKVQDINSWRSSKDLLNSQVLLSPVVKNSPQNLLPEGEPGKSSDIEDYVSEKVLEAAERNFPMNRKSTFKKKHLISEESGSERLLNSSIYEYIIKQIFTAPIFSQLGIGTKSSREAQMDSQDQLLTPWESLRRINYEEKGNEVHLSQSKSVISQIIQSFPVNTLLESGIIKVIELNKEHQNSLLDSQTTSSTEQYSEMKSQIKLISRQNTSSIDPSDSSVSGAEYTEDCQSISTQASKCLMPDAKADSPTDTEETELDSNVESSSSSLDKVKDTDTAMLKSLLKNIFSIFFKYNQSEKRQQPEKESESLIKHSSSSVTEHLEKTQENFNKVDKKVDRKPILNPKLRVFLEKLSETEVKNLKTELSKHIQRYLVERLTESGHITKEDLPTIYHKLYLINEKAELKEQIPFQEKYSDTVKEIMSFVNNFNHHFIDKHLEAKLRAFLSEILQNYFLKNLSVSNLFNETDAMALHASMSPARSKSELGQDIADGNFGPSLKINMKYPVSKSLQNYLQDLSESELLSLKADLSKYLQVLFLEKLYKSGLMTERQLKGISQEIISLHSPPIPLKHLKTNLAFRNESYFMREDSEEQKKYSKNGQNTALQALLKGKCGETELSRKEEKESSFSQNLKENLPTIWEQKTIYCKEEERLNLIEIRSSLNKNNQANSLTRSPERPSDTSLKKQKKDHGFMQFTQVESSAYKTEIQDPYSWDGRSKTIQSKPCFEKTGQMKQVDKRENNNVYKSTAQEKLDTEFSSYLKLPNCKVSKENESTSRLSFPTWQTNAFIHVKPEIGEQSKLDHYYQRLKGNNNNNKKHLVTFAQFKDEMETLYKNPYEACNEKRAKISESQSFKYKEHEKNSRPFFFPEVLKRENTKSKRKEKDHATKPKKSFHKIVRLLPVTLPTTRPHLRKSVPRNLLHWTARRTIHDCLDRFDDLHAPPSVKCTKKSRSRARLLGKSPDDSHNQAKHCARPYTAPEPNKRRESATWKFASPRMVSAGLVHLYATPEYEIRKMRSKRKLKEDIEKRPLISEIIQMLDTAE; translated from the exons ATGCcattcagaaagaagaaagatcacGAGGACGGATACAGACATCCAAGCACGTTAAGTACAGAGATTTTAGAGCACGAAGATCAAGATCCTCCTTACCCGGAACACCCAGGATCTGCAGGATCTGATCCAATACGGACTGAAAATCCTAGACCTTTCACAGTCCAGATGGGAAACAAGAAGAATAGCTTGCCTCCTGACCCCATCACAGCCACGGTGATCTCAGACAGGAGGAATAGGCTGTTGTTTGATAGTACTTTCAACTCAGAAAACAATTCAAATACAAAGAGCATCTTTGCAAGTgataatcctgttgtcagcctaACAAAGCTTTCAGATTCTGATAATAAACTGTTAACTGATTCTAGTTTTAATACAATGAAGCCTTCAAATAGGAGGCTGTCCAGGGATTCAAGTTCCAATATAATAAAGCCTTCAGATGGTAAGTTAGGCAGTGAATGTAGTTCCAATACAACAAAGCTTTCAGATAAGAGGCTGTCTAGTGCTCCTAGTTCTGGTACAACAAAGCCTTCAGATACTAAGCTCCTCAGTGATCCTAGTAACAGTAAGTTGTCCCGAGATCCTAGTAGCAATGGAACACAGCTTTCAGGTTCTAATAGATTGTCCCATAACCCTAGTATCAATGGAAACAAATATTCACATACTTCAGATCTTAATAAGGTATCCCGTGATCCTAGCTTCATTTCAACCAAGTCTTCAGATCTTAACAAGTTATCACATGATCCTAGCATCATTTCAACAAGGTCTTCAGATCCTAACAAGTTATCCCATGATCCTAGCTTCATTTCAACAAAGTCTTCAGATCCTAACAAGTTGTCACGTGATCCTAGCATCATTTCAACGAAGCTTTCAGATCCTAACAAGTTGTCACGTGATCCTAGCATCATTTCAACAAAGCTTTCAGATCCTAACAAGTTATCACATGATCCTAGCTTCATTTCAACAAAGTCTTCAGAGCCTAACAAGTTGTCACGTGATCCTAGCATTATTTCAACAAAGCTTCCAGATGCTAGCAAGTTGTCACACGATCCTAGTATCGTTTCAACAAAGTCTTCAGATCCTAACAAGTTTTCCTATGATCCTAGCTTCATTTCAAAAATGTCCTCAGATGCTAACAAGTTTTCCCGTAATCCTAGCATCATTTCAACAAGGTATTCAGATCCTAGTAAGTTGAGCAGTGATCCTAGCATCATTTCAACAAGGTTTTCAGATTCTAGTAAGTTGAGCAGTGATCCTAGCATCATTTCAACAAGGTTTTCAGATCCTAGTAAGTTGAGCAGTGATCCTAGCATCATTTCAGCAAGGTTTTTAGATCCTAGTAAGTTGAGCAGTGATTCTAGCATCATTTCAGCAAGGGTTTCAGATCCTAGTAAGTTGAGCTATGATTCTAGCATCATTTCAACAAGGTCTTCAGATCCTAACAAGTTATCCCATGATTCTAGCATCATTCCAACAAAGCTTTCAGATCCTAACAAGTTATCCCGTGATCCTAGCTTCATTTCAACAAAGCTTTCAGATCCTAACAAGTTATCCCGTGATCCTAGCATCATTTCAACAAAGCTTTCAGATCCTAACAAGTTATCTCGTGATCCTAGCATCATTTCAACAAAGCTTTCAGATCCTAACAAGTTATCCCGTGATCCTAGCTTCATTTCAACAAAGCTTTCAGATCCTAACAAGTTATCCCGTGATCCTAGCATCATTTCAAAAAAGTCTTCAGATCCTAACAAGTTATCCCGTGATCCTAGCATCATTTCATCAAAGTCTTCAGATTCTAACAAGTTATCCCGTGATCCTAGCTTCATTTCAACTAAGTCTTCAGATCCTAGTAAGTTGAGCCATGATCCTAGCTTCATTTCAATAAAGTCTTCAGATCCTAATAAGTTTTCACGTGATCCTAGCATCATTCCAGCAAAGCTTTCAGATGCTAACAAGTTATCCCGTGATCCTAGCATCATTTCAACAAGGTCTTCAGATCCTAACAAGTTATCCCATGATTCTAGCATCATTTCAACAAAGCTTTCAGATCCTAACAAGTTATCCCGTGATCCTAGCTTCATTTCTACAAAGTCTTCAGATTCTAATAAGTTTTCACGTGATCCTAGCATCATTTCAACAAAGCTTTCAGATGCTAACAAGTTATCCCGTGATCCTAGCATCATTTCAACAAAGCTTTCAGATCCTAACAAGTTATCCCATGATCCTAGCAACATTCCAACAAAGCTTTCAGATCCTAACAAGTTATCCCGTGATCCTAGCATCATTTCAACAAAGCTTTCAGATCCTAACAAGTTATCTCATGATCCTAGCATCATTTCAACAAAGTCTTCAGATCCTAGTAAGTTGAGCCGTGATCCTAGTATCAATGCAAGAAAGTCGTCAGATACTAGTAAGTTGTCACATGATCCCAGTGTCATTTCAACAAAGGCTTTAGATGGTAACAGTAGATTGCCAAGTGGCAGTCCTGTCAATTCAGATACTACTACCAACATAGCAAAACCTCCAGTTACTAAGGATCCTGCTATCTCCACAGTAGACTCTTCAGATAAACAGGGTAAGTTAGAAGAGTGTCTCCAAAATGTGTCTTTATCAAATGTCCAAAGAGCATCATCAGTGACTGAAAATGTAAACATGCATCGCCCCTCAAGCTCAATAAATTTTACCTCTGatattgaaaatttaaaacagtCAATAGTACTCAAATCCATTTTAAGTAAAAACCTGCAAGACCTTTCAGACGAGTTATTTTCTAAAGCAGAAGTCTGCACAACTGAAAGCTGTTCTCCATCTCCAAATGTGCACAACAGGCCATCTGATACTACAGATGACAGAGTGTTTGAAAAAGTCCAAGATATAAACAGCTGGCGTTCATCAAAAGACCTTCTAAATTCTCAGGTTCTTTTAAGTCCTGTAGTTAAAAATAGTCCTCAAAATTTACTTCCAGAAGGTGAACCAGGAAAATCTTCAGACATAGAAGATTATGTCTCTGAAAAAGTCTTAGAGGCTGCTGAAAGAAATTTTCCAATGAACAGAAAGAGTACTTTCaagaaaaaacatttaataaGTGAAGAATCTGGCTCTGAACGTCTTTTAAATAGTAGCATATATGAGTACATTATCAAGCAAATATTCACTGCACCCATATTCTCACAGCTGGGAATAGGAACAAAGAGCTCAAGAGAGGCCCAGATGGACTCACAGGATCAGTTGCTGACACCTTGGGAGAGTCTTCGTAGAATTAACTATGAAGAAAAAGGCAATGAAGTTCATTTGTCACAGTCCAAATCTGTCATAAGCCAAATAATACAGTCCTTTCCTGTAAATACCCTTTTAGAATCTGGGATAATCAAAGTTATAGAACTAAATAAAGAACACCAGAACTCTTTGTTGGACTCACAGACAACCTCTTCCACAGAGCAGTATTCTGAAATGAAAAGTCAAATAAAACTAATTTCCAGACAGAATACATCTAGCATCGACCCCTCAGACTCTTCTGTGAGTGGAGCTGAATATACCGAAGACTGCCAAAGTATATCCACACAGGCGTCAAAATGCCTAATGCCAGATGCAAAGGCAGACTCACCAACTGACACAGAGGAGACAGAGCTAGATTCCAACGTAGAAAGTTCAAGCAGCTCACTGGATAAAgttaaagacacagacacagcaatGTTAAAGTCCTTACtaaaaaatatattcagtattttcttcaaatacaatcAGTCTGAAAAAAGACAACAACCAGAAAAAGAGTCAGAAAGTCTAATTAAACATTCTTCATCAAGTGTCACAGAACACTTAGAAAAAACTCAAGAGAATTTTAATAAAGTAGACAAAAAAGTAGACAGGAAACCCATTTTGAATCCAAAGCTGCGTGTGTTTTTAGAGAAACTCTCGGAGACAGAAGTAAAAAATTTGAAGACTGAGTTGAGTAAACACATTCAGCGTTACCTTGTTGAAAGACTCACAGAATCAGGCCACATCACCAAGGAGGACTTACCAACAATCTACCACAAGCTCTATCTGATAAACGAGAAAGCAGAGTTAAAAGAGCAAATTCCCTTTCAGGAGAAATACTCAGACACTGTAAAAGAAATCATGTcttttgtaaataattttaacCATCATTTCATAGATAAACATCTAGAAGCAAAGCTTAGAGCTTTTCTAAGTGAAATTCTCCAAAATTATTTCCTAAAGAATCTTTCAGTGAGCAATTTATTTAATGAGACAGATGCTATGGCTCTCCATGCCAGCATGTCCCCCGCAAGAAGCAAGAGTGAGCTAGGGCAAGACATTGCAGATGGAAATTTTGGTCCAAGcctaaaaataaacatgaaatacCCTGTAAGCAAATCTCTACAAAATTATCTTCAAGATTTATCAGAAAGTGAATTATTAAGTCTAAAGGCTGATTTGAGCAAATACCTCCAGGTCCTCTTTTTAGAAAAACTTTATAAGTCAGGATTGATGACAGAAAGGCAACTAAAGGGGATAAGCCAGGAAATTATCTCACTCCATTCGCCTCCTATACCATtaaaacacttaaaaacaaatttaGCTTTTAGAAATGAAAGTTACTTTATGAGAGAGGATTCAGAAGagcaaaagaaatattcaaaaaatgGTCAAAATACAGCTTTACAAGCATTGCTCAAAGGTAAATGTGGAGAAACAGAACTgtccagaaaggaagaaaaggaaagttctttctcacaaaatttaaaagaaaacctaCCAACAATTTGGGAACAGAAAACTATTTATtgcaaggaagaagaaagactaaattTAATAGAAATACGATCTTCCCTCAACAAAAATAACCAGGCAAATTCACTAACTAGGTCACCAGAAAGACCTTCAGACACATCacttaagaaacaaaagaaagatcaTGGTTTCATGCAATTTACTCAAGTAGAAAGTTCTGCCTACAAAACAGAGATTCAAGATCCATACAGTTGGGATGGTAGATCAAAAACAATTCAATCAAAACCTTGCTTTGAAAAGACAGGGCAAATGAAGCAAGTTGACAAAAGGGAGAacaataatgtttataaatcGACTGCTCAAGAAAAACTTGATACAGAATTTTCATCTTATCTAAAGCTCCCTAACTGCAAAGtatcaaaagaaaatgaatccaCAAGCAGGCTCTCCTTCCCTACGTGGCAGACTAACGCCTTCATTCATGTCAAACCAGAGATTGGGGAGCAATCTAAATTAGACCACTATTATCAGAGACTGAAaggaaataataacaacaataaaaaacacttgGTTACATTTGCACAATTCAAAGACGAAATGGAAACTCTTTATAAAAACCCATATGAAGCTTGCAATGAAAAACGTGCCAAGATCTCTGAATCACAGTCCtttaaatataaagaacatgagaAAAACTCAAGGCCATTCTTCTTCCCGGAAGTACTGAAGAGAGAAAACACGAAATCCAAACGAAAAGAGAAAGACCATGCCACCAAACCCAAGAAGTCATTTCACAAGATAGTTAGGTTACTGCCAGTCACACTGCCCACTACAAGACCTCATCTCCGGAAGTCTGTGCCAAGGAACTTACTTCACTGGACTGCAAGGAGAACTATACAT GATTGTTTGGATAGATTCGATGATTTACACGCACCACCCTCAGTTAAATGTACTAAAAAATCAAGATCAAGAGCAAGACTTTTAGGCAAGAGTCCAGATGATTCCCACAATCAGGCGAAACACTGTGCACGACCATACACTGCTCCAGAGCCCAACAAACGGCGAGAAAGTGCCACCTGGAAATTTGCAAGTCCTCGGATGGTTTCAGCGGGCTTAGTTCACTTGTATGCCACCCCAGAGTATGAGATCCGTAAAATGCGgtccaaaagaaaattaaaagaggaTATTGAAAAGCGTCCACTCATTAGCGAGATTATCCAGATGCTAGACACTGCAGAATGA